A genomic window from Pecten maximus chromosome 2, xPecMax1.1, whole genome shotgun sequence includes:
- the LOC117342669 gene encoding uncharacterized protein LOC117342669 encodes MSIVLMLLLLTVESLCNWLPGHFYKDDNFLGYQPDVGDLVQTLRARQPASKNVLYSPNRPQTTPSITTVTSTSAATTSGVRNISDCLSFPSDYAVDMWSLNKYLVLIGPTTVSIDEATTTCTCLGGHLVILHGQAKFDYFTDYLDVHIPESYLVIIGLRADHYSGPWLWPDGSYLNNTPAFCPYEPSGDTSFVYVERCTVMMHPGGCMDDRNCPVPISSIYFACDVF; translated from the exons ATGTCGATAGTTCTTATGTTACTTTTATTGACAGTAG agAGCCTATGTAATTGGCTACCAGGACATTTTTACAAGGATGACAACTTTCTTGGGTACCAGCCCGATGTTGGTGATCTCGTCCAGACCCTCA GAGCTAGACAGCCTGCCTCGAAAAATGTGCTGTATTCACCAAATCGGCCACAAACAACGCCGTCAATTACAACAGTGACCTCGACTAGTGCTGCGACAACTTCTGGCGTACGCAATATTTCggattgtttatcatttccgTCAG ATTACGCTGTGGATATGTGGAGCCTTAACAAGTACCTGGTGTTGATTGGTCCTACGACAGTCTCAATCGACGAAGCCACTACGACATGTACTTGTCTAGGAGGCCATCTCGTTATCCTTCACGGCCAGGCGAAGTTCGATTATTTCACAGACTATTTGGACGTCCACATACCAG AATCTTACCTGGTCATAATTGGTCTAAGAGCAGACCATTACAGTGGACCTTGGCTGTGGCCTGATGGAAGTTACCTAAACAACACCCCGGCGTTTTGTCCATATGAACCCAGTGGAGACACGagttttgtttatgttgagcGATGTACAGTCATGATGCATCCTGGCGGGTGTATGGACGACAGAAATTGTCCTGTTCCGATCTCATCGATCTACTTTGCCTGCGATGTCTTTTAG